The Pantoea vagans genome includes a window with the following:
- the csiE gene encoding stationary phase inducible protein CsiE, which produces MSSAPSSAPLFSRAQRRCHLLLLLFLPAPALTLEKLCQLNGVDPVVARQDIAEVGDEIQRYHQLELHQMVDGSFRIHGTELDRRLCLLHWLRRALRLSQDFVCQHFAPVLRQRLKVLNIEKALWDETNLQALIQHCGLRLSRDFSPRDRLFLQIFMKYALCQRQNALFSEKQRAWLAAKTERAAADDVIHHWQKRCHLAPDVSETDFWTLLFSLIHAPDGNQLRDAQAEKLMAAVEALIARFEQLAQTRIKNQHELKLQLFTHLAQALDRSHFAIGIDNSVALDVARLYPRLLRTTERALYHFSSDFGTQFNAEEVSLVAVLFGAWLMQESALQEKQVLLLTGADAALEQLLEQQIREMTLLPINITYQDMLHFQREGAPRDVALVITPYATSLPLFSPPLIHAELPLSYHQQQRIRQLLEA; this is translated from the coding sequence ATGAGTTCTGCACCTTCATCTGCACCACTCTTCAGCCGCGCCCAGCGTCGTTGCCATCTGCTATTGCTACTGTTTCTGCCCGCTCCCGCGCTAACGCTTGAAAAACTCTGCCAGTTAAATGGCGTTGATCCTGTCGTCGCCCGACAGGATATCGCGGAAGTCGGTGATGAGATACAGCGCTACCATCAACTGGAGTTACACCAGATGGTCGATGGCAGTTTTCGCATACATGGGACGGAACTGGACAGGCGGCTATGCCTGCTCCATTGGCTGCGACGCGCACTGCGTTTGTCGCAGGATTTCGTCTGCCAACATTTTGCCCCGGTGCTACGCCAGCGCCTGAAAGTGCTCAACATCGAAAAAGCACTGTGGGATGAAACCAACTTACAGGCGCTGATCCAGCACTGCGGTTTAAGGCTGTCCCGTGACTTTAGTCCGCGCGATCGCCTGTTCCTGCAAATCTTCATGAAGTATGCGCTGTGCCAGCGACAAAACGCCCTGTTCAGCGAAAAACAGCGCGCATGGCTGGCCGCTAAAACAGAGCGTGCCGCAGCTGACGATGTCATCCATCACTGGCAGAAGCGTTGCCATTTAGCCCCGGACGTCAGTGAAACCGATTTCTGGACACTGTTATTCAGCTTGATCCATGCGCCGGATGGCAATCAACTGCGTGATGCGCAGGCTGAAAAGCTGATGGCGGCGGTAGAAGCGCTGATTGCCCGCTTTGAGCAACTGGCACAGACTCGCATCAAAAATCAGCATGAGCTAAAACTGCAACTCTTTACCCATCTGGCTCAGGCACTGGATCGCAGCCACTTTGCTATTGGCATTGATAACAGTGTGGCGTTGGATGTTGCGCGACTCTATCCACGATTGCTGCGCACCACCGAGCGCGCGCTGTATCATTTCAGCAGCGATTTCGGCACGCAATTCAATGCTGAGGAGGTGAGTTTAGTGGCGGTACTCTTTGGCGCCTGGCTGATGCAGGAGAGCGCATTGCAGGAAAAGCAGGTACTGCTGTTAACGGGCGCAGATGCTGCGCTGGAGCAATTACTGGAGCAGCAGATCCGCGAAATGACACTGCTGCCCATCAACATCACCTATCAGGATATGCTGCATTTTCAACGTGAAGGCGCCCCGCGTGACGTTGCGCTGGTGATCACCCCCTATGCCACCTCTTTACCGCTATTTTCCCCGCCACTGATCCATGCCGAGCTGCCGCTGAGTTATCATCAGCAGCAGCGTATCCGGCAATTACTGGAGGCTTAA
- a CDS encoding DUF1007 family protein: MKILLIPITLLFSAAAWSHPHSFIDMKTEFVSDNNHLTGMKMVWTMDEITSADLLYDAGKAKPGDVVWKKLAAQVMANVLGQHYFSEVWQDKTRVKFLNLPKEYNLSRNSNKAVLEFIVPFGEPQLLTDRQYRIQTFDPSYFVDMYYDNPQALTMDDSVKAHCQIDLHTPKPDDSLKQYALSLDKADAPPEDMDLGQQFAQTVTLTCH, from the coding sequence ATGAAAATTTTACTCATTCCCATTACGCTGCTGTTTAGCGCTGCGGCCTGGTCACATCCGCACAGCTTTATCGATATGAAAACCGAGTTTGTCAGTGACAACAATCACCTGACCGGCATGAAGATGGTGTGGACCATGGACGAGATTACCTCAGCCGATTTGCTCTATGACGCGGGCAAGGCGAAACCCGGGGATGTGGTGTGGAAAAAGCTGGCGGCACAGGTGATGGCGAATGTGTTGGGGCAGCACTACTTTTCTGAAGTGTGGCAGGACAAAACGCGCGTGAAATTCCTGAATTTACCCAAGGAGTACAACTTGTCGCGTAATAGCAACAAAGCGGTGCTGGAGTTTATTGTGCCGTTTGGTGAGCCCCAGTTACTCACTGACAGGCAGTACCGCATCCAGACGTTTGATCCGAGTTACTTTGTCGATATGTATTACGACAACCCACAGGCATTAACCATGGACGACAGCGTGAAAGCGCATTGCCAGATTGATTTGCATACCCCGAAACCTGACGACTCGCTGAAACAATATGCGCTGTCACTGGACAAAGCCGATGCGCCGCCTGAAGACATGGACCTGGGCCAGCAATTTGCACAAACGGTAACCCTGACATGTCATTGA
- a CDS encoding nickel/cobalt transporter, protein MSLISLPARTRRLWPLWLLALIMLAAGFTLWQHWSQILLQSVMWQKILNREMTQLLQQVSQQPQQAGVTLMLFSLAYGVLHALGPGHGKVVISTFLATHPAKLKTSMKLTLLAALLQGGVAIGLVTVMLVVLQTSSRQMHLGSYWLEKGSYLLVMALGVWVGWRALRSLYQVLRPVRQKMQIHALRPHHQHDENCGCGHAHLPSAEQMDQAVSKKTQALVVFSMGMRPCSGAIMMLLFAKVIGVYAWGVASAVAMAVGTAVTVSAMGLLVQRSRRLAERLGAANSGTRMAKIVMPALALAGGALLVLAGAFLWQSAQPMMSSGLRPF, encoded by the coding sequence ATGTCATTGATTTCTCTGCCTGCCCGTACACGTCGCCTTTGGCCGCTGTGGTTGTTAGCGTTAATCATGTTGGCGGCGGGTTTTACCTTATGGCAGCACTGGTCGCAAATTCTGCTGCAAAGCGTGATGTGGCAAAAAATTCTCAATCGCGAAATGACGCAGTTACTGCAGCAAGTTTCACAGCAGCCGCAGCAGGCGGGTGTAACGCTGATGCTGTTCAGCCTGGCGTACGGTGTCTTGCATGCGCTTGGGCCTGGCCACGGCAAAGTGGTGATCAGCACCTTTCTGGCCACCCATCCTGCAAAGCTAAAAACCAGTATGAAACTGACGCTGTTGGCCGCGCTATTACAAGGTGGCGTGGCGATTGGGTTGGTGACGGTGATGCTGGTGGTACTGCAAACCTCATCACGGCAGATGCACCTCGGCAGCTATTGGCTGGAGAAGGGGAGCTATCTGTTAGTGATGGCGCTAGGCGTGTGGGTGGGATGGCGAGCGCTGCGTTCTCTTTATCAGGTGTTACGTCCCGTGCGGCAAAAAATGCAGATTCACGCTCTCCGTCCGCATCATCAGCATGACGAAAACTGTGGATGTGGCCATGCGCACTTGCCCAGTGCTGAACAGATGGATCAGGCAGTGAGTAAGAAAACGCAGGCGCTGGTGGTGTTTTCCATGGGGATGCGACCCTGTTCCGGAGCCATCATGATGCTACTGTTTGCAAAGGTCATTGGTGTCTACGCCTGGGGCGTGGCCTCTGCGGTAGCGATGGCGGTCGGAACCGCGGTGACAGTTTCCGCTATGGGCCTGCTGGTTCAGCGATCGCGCCGACTGGCGGAACGATTGGGGGCGGCGAACAGCGGTACACGCATGGCAAAAATCGTGATGCCGGCGTTGGCATTGGCTGGAGGGGCATTATTGGTTCTGGCGGGAGCTTTTCTGTGGCAAAGCGCGCAACCGATGATGAGTAGCGGCTTGCGCCCGTTCTAA
- the suhB gene encoding inositol-1-monophosphatase, whose translation MHPMLNIAVRAARKAGNLIAKNYETPDAVEASQKGSNDFVTNVDRDAERLIIEVIRKSYPQHSIVTEESGELAGDDQDIQWVIDPLDGTTNFIKRLPHFSVSIAVRIKGRTEVAVVYDPMRNELFTAVRGQGAQLNGYRLRGSTARDLDGTILATGFPFKLKQHATPYINIVGKLFTQCADFRRTGSAALDLAYVAAGRVDGFFEIGLKPWDFAAGELLVREAGGLVTDFTGNHGYMMSGNIVAGNPRVVKAMLATMREELSEALKR comes from the coding sequence ATGCATCCGATGCTCAACATCGCCGTGCGCGCAGCGCGCAAGGCCGGAAATTTAATTGCCAAGAATTATGAAACCCCGGACGCGGTTGAAGCTAGCCAGAAAGGCAGCAACGACTTCGTTACCAATGTTGACCGTGACGCAGAACGTCTGATTATCGAAGTCATTCGTAAATCGTACCCGCAACACTCCATCGTCACCGAAGAAAGCGGTGAACTGGCGGGCGATGATCAAGATATTCAATGGGTAATCGATCCGCTGGATGGCACCACCAACTTCATCAAACGTTTACCACACTTCTCTGTTTCTATCGCTGTGCGCATTAAAGGCCGCACCGAAGTTGCCGTGGTTTACGATCCAATGCGCAACGAACTGTTCACCGCCGTACGCGGCCAGGGCGCACAGCTGAATGGCTACCGTCTTCGTGGCAGCACAGCACGCGATCTGGATGGCACCATCCTCGCCACCGGCTTCCCGTTCAAACTGAAGCAACACGCCACGCCATACATCAATATCGTGGGCAAACTGTTTACTCAGTGTGCTGACTTCCGTCGTACGGGTTCTGCTGCGCTGGATCTGGCCTACGTGGCGGCTGGTCGTGTGGACGGTTTCTTTGAGATCGGCCTGAAGCCTTGGGATTTCGCTGCGGGCGAACTGCTGGTGCGTGAAGCAGGTGGCCTGGTGACTGACTTCACCGGCAACCACGGCTATATGATGTCCGGTAACATCGTTGCCGGTAACCCTCGCGTTGTTAAAGCCATGCTGGCGACCATGCGTGAAGAACTGAGCGAAGCGCTGAAGCGCTAA
- the trmJ gene encoding tRNA (cytosine(32)/uridine(32)-2'-O)-methyltransferase TrmJ — protein MLQNIRIVLVETSHTGNMGSVARAMKTMGLSNLYLVNPLVKPDSQAISLAAGASDVIGDAKIVDTLDEAIAGCSLVVGTSARSRSLPWPMLDSRECGIKSVEEGQQAPVALVFGRERVGLTNDELQKCHYHVAIQANPEYSSLNLAMAVQIIAYEVRMAWLEAQEKANPQPQEEESPYPLVDDLERFYQHIEKMMLDSGFIREGTPSQVMSKLRRLYTRARPERDELNILRGMLASFQKPKGDKGNS, from the coding sequence ATGCTGCAAAATATCCGAATCGTACTGGTTGAAACCTCGCACACCGGCAACATGGGCTCTGTTGCCCGCGCTATGAAAACCATGGGCTTATCCAATCTGTATCTGGTCAACCCGCTGGTTAAACCGGATTCACAGGCCATCTCGCTTGCTGCTGGCGCCAGTGATGTGATCGGCGACGCGAAGATCGTTGATACGCTGGACGAGGCGATTGCCGGTTGTAGCTTAGTGGTGGGCACCAGTGCGCGTTCACGTTCACTGCCGTGGCCGATGCTGGATTCACGTGAATGCGGCATTAAAAGTGTTGAAGAGGGCCAGCAGGCACCCGTTGCATTGGTGTTTGGTCGCGAGCGCGTTGGCCTGACCAACGACGAATTGCAGAAGTGCCATTATCACGTTGCCATTCAGGCCAACCCAGAATACAGCTCGCTCAACCTGGCGATGGCCGTGCAGATTATTGCCTACGAAGTGCGTATGGCCTGGCTGGAAGCACAGGAAAAAGCCAACCCGCAGCCGCAAGAAGAGGAGTCTCCTTATCCTTTAGTGGACGATCTGGAGCGTTTCTATCAGCACATTGAAAAGATGATGCTGGACAGTGGCTTTATTCGCGAAGGTACGCCGAGCCAGGTGATGAGCAAACTGCGTCGTCTGTATACCCGCGCGCGCCCGGAGCGTGATGAATTGAATATCCTGCGCGGCATGCTGGCATCCTTCCAAAAGCCTAAAGGTGATAAGGGTAATAGTTGA
- the iscR gene encoding Fe-S cluster assembly transcriptional regulator IscR, with translation MRLTSKGRYAVTAMLDVALHSNEGPVPLADISERQGISLSYLEQLFSRLRKHGLVASVRGPGGGYLLGKDAGAIAVGAVITAVDESVDATKCQGKEGCQGGERCLTHVLWRDLSERISEFLNNITLAELVNNQEILDVADRQNMTDNRRFQQHRMQETINVNLRA, from the coding sequence ATGAGACTGACATCCAAAGGACGTTATGCCGTAACCGCTATGCTGGACGTTGCACTGCACTCCAATGAGGGCCCGGTGCCACTGGCAGATATTTCTGAGCGTCAGGGCATTTCGCTCTCCTATCTGGAGCAGTTATTCTCGCGTCTACGTAAGCACGGCCTGGTAGCCAGCGTTCGTGGCCCAGGCGGCGGTTATCTGTTAGGTAAAGATGCGGGCGCTATCGCCGTGGGTGCAGTGATTACCGCGGTTGACGAATCCGTTGATGCGACCAAATGCCAGGGCAAAGAAGGTTGCCAGGGCGGCGAACGTTGCCTGACCCACGTTCTGTGGCGTGATCTGAGCGAGCGCATCAGCGAATTCCTCAACAACATCACCTTGGCAGAACTGGTCAACAACCAAGAGATCCTGGACGTAGCAGACCGTCAGAATATGACTGATAACCGTCGCTTCCAGCAGCACCGCATGCAAGAAACCATCAACGTTAATCTGCGCGCTTAA
- a CDS encoding IscS subfamily cysteine desulfurase codes for MKLPIYLDYAATTPADPRVATKMMQFLTLDGTFGNPASRSHRFGWQAEEAVDVARNQIAELVNADPREIVFTSGATEADNLAIKGAAQFHQARGKHIITSQTEHKAVLDSCQQLEREGFDVTWLQPGSDGIVTPAMLEAALRDDTVLVSLMHVNNETGVIQDIAAFGALCRSRDILFHVDATQSVGKLPIDVSTLPVDLMSFSAHKIYGPKGIGALWVRRKPKLQIDAQMHGGGHERGMRSGTLPVHQIVGMGEAYRIAREEMDSEMARLATLRQRLWHGVSQLDNVKVNGSLEQGAPNILNLSFAHVDGESLIMALKDLALSSGSACTSASLEPSYVLRAMGVEQELAHSSLRFSLGRFTTEEEIDYAIELVKKAVSRLQTLTPATSR; via the coding sequence ATGAAATTACCGATCTACCTGGATTACGCAGCGACCACGCCTGCGGATCCGCGTGTCGCCACCAAAATGATGCAGTTCCTCACTTTGGATGGCACCTTCGGTAACCCCGCTTCCCGTTCTCACCGTTTTGGCTGGCAGGCTGAAGAAGCCGTTGATGTGGCACGCAATCAGATTGCTGAGCTGGTTAACGCCGATCCGCGTGAAATCGTTTTTACCTCTGGCGCTACTGAAGCTGACAACCTTGCGATTAAAGGTGCAGCGCAGTTCCATCAGGCACGCGGCAAGCACATCATTACCAGCCAAACAGAGCACAAAGCCGTGCTGGATAGCTGCCAACAGCTGGAGCGTGAAGGTTTTGACGTCACCTGGCTTCAGCCGGGTAGCGACGGCATTGTCACGCCTGCGATGCTGGAAGCCGCGCTGCGTGACGATACCGTACTGGTTTCACTGATGCATGTGAACAATGAAACCGGGGTGATTCAGGACATCGCGGCCTTTGGCGCATTGTGCCGGTCGCGTGACATTCTGTTCCACGTTGACGCCACCCAAAGTGTGGGCAAGCTGCCGATTGACGTCAGTACACTGCCGGTCGATCTGATGTCGTTCTCTGCACATAAAATTTATGGTCCAAAAGGCATTGGTGCGCTGTGGGTGCGTCGCAAGCCTAAATTGCAGATTGATGCGCAGATGCACGGCGGTGGACACGAGCGAGGGATGCGTTCAGGGACGTTACCGGTGCATCAAATCGTGGGGATGGGCGAGGCGTACCGCATTGCGCGTGAGGAGATGGACAGTGAAATGGCGCGTCTTGCGACATTGCGTCAGCGTCTCTGGCACGGTGTGAGTCAGTTAGATAATGTTAAGGTTAACGGCTCGCTGGAGCAGGGCGCGCCGAATATTCTGAACCTCAGTTTTGCCCACGTTGATGGCGAATCGCTGATTATGGCGTTGAAAGACTTGGCGCTCTCATCCGGTTCCGCCTGTACCTCTGCCAGCCTCGAACCCTCTTATGTGCTACGCGCCATGGGCGTTGAACAGGAGCTGGCTCACAGTTCACTGCGCTTCTCTCTGGGCCGTTTCACCACAGAGGAAGAGATTGATTATGCTATTGAACTGGTTAAAAAAGCGGTCAGTCGTTTGCAGACGTTAACCCCTGCAACGTCCCGCTAA